In Chanodichthys erythropterus isolate Z2021 chromosome 9, ASM2448905v1, whole genome shotgun sequence, a genomic segment contains:
- the taf10 gene encoding transcription initiation factor TFIID subunit 10, producing MNVDLPQTGQTGAAVASSTSTSSSNCVPNSSSTNASSIPSVGIGNVPTSAAMATPSSDSTVSNGVYVPTGIANGDVKPVISTTPLADFLMQLEDYTPTIPDAVTGYYLNRAGFEASDPRIIRLISLASQKFISDIANDALQHCKMKGTASGSSRNKAKDKKYTLTMEDLTPALAEYGINVKKPHYFI from the exons ATGAACGTGGATCTCCCTCAAACCGGACAGACTGGAGCAGCCGTCGCATCCAGCACATCTACATCCAGCAGCAACTGCGTCCCGAACAGCAGCTCCACAAACGCCAGCAGCATCCCTTCGGTCGGCATCGGTAATG TTCCCACTTCGGCTGCCATGGCAACTCCATCCTCCGACTCCACCGTGTCAAATGGGGTGTATGTGCCCACAGGCATCGCCAATGGAGATGTGAAACCCGTTATTTCAACTACACCACTGGCCGATTTCCTCATGCAGTTGGAGGACTACACTCCCACA ATCCCAGACGCAGTCACAGGATACTACCTCAACCGAGCTGGTTTTGAAGCGTCAGATCCAAGAAT AATCCGTCTCATATCCCTGGCATCGCAGAAGTTCATTTCAGACATTGCAAACGACGCACTACAGCACTGCAAAATGAAGGGCACGGCTTCTGGAAGCTCTCGAAACAAGGCCAAG GACAAGAAATACACGCTGACAATGGAAGATCTGACACCAGCCCTGGCAGAGTATGGCATAAATGTTAAGAAACCTCACTACTTCATCTGA